Proteins from one Bombyx mori chromosome 1, ASM3026992v2 genomic window:
- the LOC101737506 gene encoding RING finger and SPRY domain-containing protein 1 isoform X2, whose translation MIAMLGDEESPVLLVKLHVIADKEEGWLQVVSSMVNVIPLDNPLGPSAITIVFDDCPLPSRDSVIKLTKLFRLSRQRALSNALDVKMKRNMCVVLGCIAEKLAGPNSVAVLTEETLDFLLAFLDTNFEPCIVLFALIALEKFAHTTENKLVIRSRFDKEDVNPLLKLEKLANNEDYVWRQVGFCAQWALDNLFVIENRPLSYETVDMTPINVILNSHDVSEYLKISCNGLEARCDSYSFESVRCTFQVDNGCWYYEVTIVTPGVMQIGWATKNSHFLNHEGYGIGDDLYSLSYDGCRKLIWYKAKPASVQDLPEWQPGDILGCLIDLNTREAIFSLNGRCLTPCTEIFETTRCCKQGFFAAASFMAFQQCRFNFGHLPFSFPPTDRPFMAFNDYARLTDEEKKVLPRRYYLEKVRNASIPENACTLCYDAVADCTLEPCFHKGFCSKCAAQLRECPLCRAPILNVKRDI comes from the exons ATGATAGCGATGCTGGG CGATGAAGAGTCACCGGTTCTGCTCGTCAAACTGCACGTGATCGCTGACAAAGAAGAGGGATGGCTGCAAGTCGTCTCGTCAATGGTCAACGTGATACCACTCGACAATCCGCTGGGACCGTCGGCGATCACCATAGTCTTTGATGATTGCCCGCTACCCTCCAGAGACTCTGTCATAAAG CTAACGAAACTGTTCCGGCTGTCGAGGCAACGTGCACTCTCGAACGCCCTCGACGTGAAGATGAAACGCAATATGTGCGTTGTCCTCGGGTGTATTGCCGAGAAACTGGCGGGCCCGAACAGCGTCGCTGTACTCACCGAAGAGACGCTCGACTTTCTCCTTGCATTTCTG GACACCAACTTCGAGCCGTGCATAGTGCTCTTCGCACTAATCGCCCTTGAGAAGTTCGCTCACACCACCGAAAACAAGCTGGTGATAAGAAGCCGCTTCGACAAAGAAGACGTGAATCCACTTCTGAAACTCGAGAAACTTGCCAATAATGAAGATTATGTCTGGAGGCAGGTCGGCTTTTGTGCTCAGTGGGCCCTCGACAACTTGT TTGTAATCGAGAACAGGCCTCTGTCGTACGAGACCGTCGACATGACTCCTATAAACGTGATCCTGAATTCGCATGACGTCAGCGAATACCTGAAGATATCTTGCAACGGCCTAGAGGCGCGCTGCGATTCGTACTCGTTTGAAAGCGTACGCTGCACTTTCCAG GTGGACAATGGCTGTTGGTACTACGAGGTGACGATCGTCACTCCTGGCGTCATGCAGATCGGGTGGGCCACCAAGAACAGCCATTTTCTGAACCAT GAGGGCTACGGTATCGGCGACGATTTGTATTCGCTCTCGTACGACGGGTGCAGGAAGTTGATTTGGTACAAGGCCAAGCCCGCTTCGGTCCAAGATCTACCGGAGTGGCAGCCCGGAGACATACTCGGCTGTCTCATCGATCTGAACACGCGCGAGGCAATATTCTCCCTCAACGGGCGCTGTCTTACACCGTGCACCGAAATCTTCGAGACAACCAG GTGCTGCAAACAAGGTTTCTTCGCTGCGGCTAGCTTCATGGCGTTCCAGCAGTGCCGATTCAATTTCGGTCATTTGCCGTTTTCGTTTCCTCCAACTGACAGGCCCTTCATGGCCTTCAACGATTACGCGCGTCTCACCGACGAAGAGAAAAAG GTGCTACCTCGCCGCTACTACCTGGAGAAGGTGAGGAATGCTAGCATCCCCGAAAACGCCTGCACTCTTTGCTACGATGCCGTCGCGGACTGCACCTTGGAGCCAtgcttccacaa GGGATTCTGCTCGAAATGCGCTGCTCAGCTCCGCGAGTGCCCGTTATGCCGCGCTCCGATACTGAACGTGAAGCGCGACATATGA
- the LOC101737506 gene encoding RING finger and SPRY domain-containing protein 1 isoform X1 yields the protein MGSCWCKDKTDEREMYSPTAGPASASMSLSPGDARLRAMKALDPSIVDQLVMEMLTLIASFVDNDEESPVLLVKLHVIADKEEGWLQVVSSMVNVIPLDNPLGPSAITIVFDDCPLPSRDSVIKLTKLFRLSRQRALSNALDVKMKRNMCVVLGCIAEKLAGPNSVAVLTEETLDFLLAFLDTNFEPCIVLFALIALEKFAHTTENKLVIRSRFDKEDVNPLLKLEKLANNEDYVWRQVGFCAQWALDNLFVIENRPLSYETVDMTPINVILNSHDVSEYLKISCNGLEARCDSYSFESVRCTFQVDNGCWYYEVTIVTPGVMQIGWATKNSHFLNHEGYGIGDDLYSLSYDGCRKLIWYKAKPASVQDLPEWQPGDILGCLIDLNTREAIFSLNGRCLTPCTEIFETTRCCKQGFFAAASFMAFQQCRFNFGHLPFSFPPTDRPFMAFNDYARLTDEEKKVLPRRYYLEKVRNASIPENACTLCYDAVADCTLEPCFHKGFCSKCAAQLRECPLCRAPILNVKRDI from the exons ATGGGGAGTTGCTGGTGCAAAGATAAGACAGACGAGAGGGAGATGTACTCTCCGACGGCAGGCCCGGCCTCGGCCTCTATGTCGCTCTCGCCCGGAGATGCACGACTCCGTGCCATGAAGGCCCTTGATCCATCGATCGTCGACCAACTAGTGATGGAGATGCTCACCCTTATAGCTTCCTTCGTTGACAA CGATGAAGAGTCACCGGTTCTGCTCGTCAAACTGCACGTGATCGCTGACAAAGAAGAGGGATGGCTGCAAGTCGTCTCGTCAATGGTCAACGTGATACCACTCGACAATCCGCTGGGACCGTCGGCGATCACCATAGTCTTTGATGATTGCCCGCTACCCTCCAGAGACTCTGTCATAAAG CTAACGAAACTGTTCCGGCTGTCGAGGCAACGTGCACTCTCGAACGCCCTCGACGTGAAGATGAAACGCAATATGTGCGTTGTCCTCGGGTGTATTGCCGAGAAACTGGCGGGCCCGAACAGCGTCGCTGTACTCACCGAAGAGACGCTCGACTTTCTCCTTGCATTTCTG GACACCAACTTCGAGCCGTGCATAGTGCTCTTCGCACTAATCGCCCTTGAGAAGTTCGCTCACACCACCGAAAACAAGCTGGTGATAAGAAGCCGCTTCGACAAAGAAGACGTGAATCCACTTCTGAAACTCGAGAAACTTGCCAATAATGAAGATTATGTCTGGAGGCAGGTCGGCTTTTGTGCTCAGTGGGCCCTCGACAACTTGT TTGTAATCGAGAACAGGCCTCTGTCGTACGAGACCGTCGACATGACTCCTATAAACGTGATCCTGAATTCGCATGACGTCAGCGAATACCTGAAGATATCTTGCAACGGCCTAGAGGCGCGCTGCGATTCGTACTCGTTTGAAAGCGTACGCTGCACTTTCCAG GTGGACAATGGCTGTTGGTACTACGAGGTGACGATCGTCACTCCTGGCGTCATGCAGATCGGGTGGGCCACCAAGAACAGCCATTTTCTGAACCAT GAGGGCTACGGTATCGGCGACGATTTGTATTCGCTCTCGTACGACGGGTGCAGGAAGTTGATTTGGTACAAGGCCAAGCCCGCTTCGGTCCAAGATCTACCGGAGTGGCAGCCCGGAGACATACTCGGCTGTCTCATCGATCTGAACACGCGCGAGGCAATATTCTCCCTCAACGGGCGCTGTCTTACACCGTGCACCGAAATCTTCGAGACAACCAG GTGCTGCAAACAAGGTTTCTTCGCTGCGGCTAGCTTCATGGCGTTCCAGCAGTGCCGATTCAATTTCGGTCATTTGCCGTTTTCGTTTCCTCCAACTGACAGGCCCTTCATGGCCTTCAACGATTACGCGCGTCTCACCGACGAAGAGAAAAAG GTGCTACCTCGCCGCTACTACCTGGAGAAGGTGAGGAATGCTAGCATCCCCGAAAACGCCTGCACTCTTTGCTACGATGCCGTCGCGGACTGCACCTTGGAGCCAtgcttccacaa GGGATTCTGCTCGAAATGCGCTGCTCAGCTCCGCGAGTGCCCGTTATGCCGCGCTCCGATACTGAACGTGAAGCGCGACATATGA